AACTCTCAGGATTCTATAGGTGTTTCTTTAGACTGGCATTTCTAATATATAAGGGAGCTTTTGCTCCCTCATAAAAAATATAAGGGGAGAGAAAGATGAAAAAAATAGGAACAGCAATATTTATATTTGTATTTGCTATAGGATTTTCACATGCAACACCGAAACTAATGGATGAAGAATACGCACAGCAGTTTTGTGAACTATGGAACAAAACACCTAAATTAGTAGATGGTTTAGGTAAATGGGCATCGAAAGCTATAAAAGAGAAAAGAGAATACAGAATTATCAGGTTTTACAGGAAAAAATGTGGAGCAGATAAGGCTGTAGAACTTCATATAGCTCCCAAAGATGGAAAGGCTATATGCATTTACGGGGGAAAAGCGACAGATGAAAAAGCAGATTTTATTATGTCTGCTACAGATGAAGACTGGAAGTCTCTTGCAAAAGGAGAATTTGGATTTGCTGGAATGGGAATACTGTCAAAACTGGATTTTATTGGCTCAAAATGGGAAGCCATGAACAACATGGGACCTTTTAAAGCCTTCCTTCTCAATATAGACAAAATCCCTCACACAATGGAATGTCCATAAAATTCAGGGGCATCAGCCCCTTTTCATTTTAAATTTTTCAATACATTTATAAAATTTCCAAATTGGATTAAAAACTTTAGGGTTCTTATCATATTTAGGCAAATCAAAATCTTGAGGTAATTTAATGAAATACTTTCCAGGGATTATTTTTGCTACAGTAATAGCTATTGTCGCAACATTTTTATCCAAATTAGAAATAGTAAAAGAAACAGTAAATTTTAGCCCATTAATCCTAGCCATCTTACTTGGTGTGCTCATCGGAAATATATGGAAAATGCCGGAGAGTTTTAAACCTGGTGTTATTTTTTCATTGAAAAAAATTTTAAGAATAGCAATTGTATTTCTTGGTTTTAGACTAACATTCCAAAATGTTATGGAAGTCGGTCTTGAAGGTTTAATTGTTGATACTATTATGCTTGTTTCCACATTTTTACTTGGTGTGTTTATTTCAAGAAGACTATTTGGTTTAGATGCCGAAATGAGTTATCTTATCGCTTCAGGAAGTTCAATATGTGGAGCATCTGCTGTTTTAGCAACAGCCCCTGTAGTTCGTGCAGAAATGCACCACGCAGCTATGGCTGTAGCCACTGTAACCATTTTTGGAACAATTGCAATGTTTATATACCCAATAGTTTATAAATCCTTTGGAAATATACTTGGATTTGATGATGTCTTATACGGTATTTGGACAGGTGCTACAGTTCATGAAGTGGCACAGGTTGTTGCTGCAGGTTTTGCAATTTCTGAGCCAGCAGGCAACACAGCAACTATTGCTAAACTTACAAGAGTTATGATGCTTGCCCCTCTTCTTATTGCCCTTAGCTTTTACCTTGCAAAAAAACATGCCACCCACGGAGCTGGTGTAGCTCTTAGAGATATACCTATTCCATATTTTGTTTTTGGTTTTATAGCAATGGTCGGAGTTAATTCTCTTCAAATAGTTCCAGACAATATAGTTCAGCAGATAAATCTAATAGATGGATTTTTACTGACTGTGGCAATGGCTGCAATGGGTCTTGAGACGAATATAAACAAAATTAAAGGGGTAGGGATGAAACCAATCTATGCAGCCGCCCTTATATTTACATTCCTGTTCTTTGGAGGAATAATATCCCTTAAAATAGTCCATCAAATATTTGGATAGGTATTGACAAATTTTATTAAAGGTTTAAATTTATTATGCTCAAATGAATAAGGGGGCGATACGGGTTCGACGGGAACGGTTACGCCGGGTCAGCAGGCCGGAGAAGGATACTCCGTAAAAAACCAAACAACA
This genomic window from Persephonella sp. IF05-L8 contains:
- a CDS encoding SCP2 sterol-binding domain-containing protein; protein product: MKKIGTAIFIFVFAIGFSHATPKLMDEEYAQQFCELWNKTPKLVDGLGKWASKAIKEKREYRIIRFYRKKCGADKAVELHIAPKDGKAICIYGGKATDEKADFIMSATDEDWKSLAKGEFGFAGMGILSKLDFIGSKWEAMNNMGPFKAFLLNIDKIPHTMECP
- a CDS encoding YeiH family protein, with amino-acid sequence MKYFPGIIFATVIAIVATFLSKLEIVKETVNFSPLILAILLGVLIGNIWKMPESFKPGVIFSLKKILRIAIVFLGFRLTFQNVMEVGLEGLIVDTIMLVSTFLLGVFISRRLFGLDAEMSYLIASGSSICGASAVLATAPVVRAEMHHAAMAVATVTIFGTIAMFIYPIVYKSFGNILGFDDVLYGIWTGATVHEVAQVVAAGFAISEPAGNTATIAKLTRVMMLAPLLIALSFYLAKKHATHGAGVALRDIPIPYFVFGFIAMVGVNSLQIVPDNIVQQINLIDGFLLTVAMAAMGLETNINKIKGVGMKPIYAAALIFTFLFFGGIISLKIVHQIFG